From Psychroflexus torquis ATCC 700755, the proteins below share one genomic window:
- a CDS encoding MlaD family protein, translating into MKQTAPHKARVGLFIVLGTIILVAALYFIGNRQHLFSKNMEVYAVFQNVNGLQLGNNVRYSGINVGTVATIEMMDEATIVVQMMVEEKTGAFIKKDATATIGSDGLVGSMVVNILPGKKNLSTIKSGDTIDTYSKIGADDMLSTLNVTNKNAALLTADLLKITNKILEGDGALGALITDSLLTQDLRATFRNLKQTTDDAGGLISFLHYKFSKVDMEKSAVGILLSDTLVGRQVGGLITNLQQSSVDISETTQQLNLMISELQDKESTFNYLTKDETLPKTIDSTMVEIKEASRKLNENMEALKHNFLFRGYFRKQERAARKESKSRKE; encoded by the coding sequence ATGAAACAGACAGCCCCCCATAAAGCTCGTGTTGGATTATTTATTGTTCTAGGTACCATTATTTTAGTGGCTGCTCTTTATTTTATAGGGAATAGGCAACATCTCTTCAGTAAAAATATGGAGGTATATGCTGTTTTTCAAAATGTGAATGGCTTGCAATTGGGCAATAATGTTCGCTATTCTGGAATTAATGTGGGGACTGTAGCTACTATTGAAATGATGGACGAGGCTACTATTGTTGTACAAATGATGGTGGAAGAAAAAACAGGAGCATTTATTAAAAAAGATGCTACTGCTACCATTGGCTCCGATGGTCTTGTGGGAAGTATGGTGGTGAATATTCTTCCAGGTAAAAAGAATTTATCAACGATAAAGTCTGGAGATACCATAGATACCTATAGCAAGATAGGTGCAGACGATATGCTCTCAACCCTTAATGTGACCAACAAAAATGCAGCCTTACTCACCGCAGATCTATTGAAAATTACCAATAAGATTCTGGAAGGAGACGGAGCCTTAGGGGCGCTGATTACAGATTCCTTACTTACTCAAGACCTCCGCGCAACTTTCCGGAATTTAAAACAAACCACAGACGATGCTGGTGGACTTATAAGTTTCCTTCATTATAAATTTTCGAAAGTCGATATGGAAAAAAGTGCTGTAGGGATTCTTTTGAGCGATACTTTGGTAGGTCGCCAAGTCGGCGGTTTAATCACAAATTTACAGCAGTCCAGCGTAGATATTTCAGAAACAACTCAGCAACTGAATCTTATGATCTCCGAACTACAAGATAAAGAAAGTACCTTCAATTATCTCACGAAAGATGAGACTTTGCCAAAAACCATAGATTCTACTATGGTTGAAATAAAAGAAGCTTCTCGAAAGCTTAATGAAAATATGGAAGCCTTAAAGCATAATTTTTTATTTCGGGGCTACTTCAGAAAACAGGAGCGCGCAGCGAGGAAGGAATCTAAATCACGTAAAGAATAG
- a CDS encoding universal stress protein, translated as MKNILLPSDFSKNSKNAIEYAMKFFENEECHFYILNIQKSSEYITADLVAGSQSDSVYDSIAKDSKTLIHNLVKALSKENKSQAYTFHELFDYDDFVSAIKQAVKINAIDLIIMGNNGASDTSEVIFGSNTLQVIRHVDCPALTVPEHYSYSRIKEILFSMQNEEELSFKGMDIFKDILTMHKCRLNVLELDDTRQTQASEKVDNQSIHKLFLDYPYTYFHLNTIPGLIALNTTTQLLKIDLHAVSIEKETFLKRLLFGSDTSQLAYGTHIPLLFLHKDN; from the coding sequence ATGAAAAATATCCTTTTACCTTCAGACTTTTCAAAAAACTCTAAGAACGCAATAGAATATGCGATGAAATTTTTCGAAAATGAAGAGTGCCATTTCTACATCCTCAATATTCAAAAGTCATCTGAGTATATAACTGCCGATCTCGTTGCAGGTTCTCAAAGTGATAGCGTTTACGACAGCATTGCAAAAGATAGTAAAACACTAATTCACAATTTGGTCAAAGCTTTGAGCAAAGAAAATAAATCTCAAGCCTATACCTTTCATGAATTGTTTGATTATGACGATTTTGTATCTGCCATCAAGCAAGCCGTAAAGATTAATGCCATAGATCTCATCATAATGGGTAACAACGGCGCCTCAGATACTTCAGAGGTGATTTTCGGGAGTAATACATTACAAGTGATAAGACACGTTGATTGCCCAGCACTTACGGTCCCAGAACATTATTCATACTCCCGTATCAAAGAAATCTTGTTCTCTATGCAAAATGAGGAGGAATTATCCTTTAAGGGGATGGATATTTTCAAGGACATCTTAACTATGCATAAGTGTCGACTAAATGTTCTCGAATTAGATGATACCAGACAAACACAAGCAAGTGAAAAAGTAGATAACCAAAGTATCCACAAGCTTTTTCTAGATTATCCCTACACCTACTTTCACCTCAACACCATCCCTGGATTGATCGCCTTGAATACGACTACACAATTACTAAAAATAGACCTTCATGCTGTAAGTATTGAAAAGGAAACTTTCCTTAAGCGCTTACTCTTTGGCTCAGACACATCGCAACTAGCTTACGGAACTCATATCCCATTACTATTTCTTCACAAGGATAATTAG
- a CDS encoding universal stress protein, translating to MMQHILIPTDFSQHAWNATSYALQFFKSVNTTFHFFHIEKPNDLSENPLHLDSLVTSKTASEGSLKMKEWRQKVTAYDTSTNHYFKEESVESSFVEAIKTYIIKHSIDLLVMGSKGSSCFTGRAIGSKTARVITRVKCPVLIIPEKAVFKKPTRIGLLTDFNLVYKNKVIKTLLAVADIYKSSISVLRVAQAENALEDSQNSNRELLKNQLKEVSHSFHVIENPNLETAVQSFVDSMQIEMIAMIAKNLNLFQRLLFKPQDPNKNYPMHIPFLVLHE from the coding sequence ATGATGCAGCATATTTTAATACCTACAGATTTTTCTCAGCATGCGTGGAACGCTACGAGCTATGCTTTACAGTTTTTTAAGAGTGTAAATACCACCTTTCATTTTTTTCACATCGAAAAGCCAAACGACTTAAGTGAAAACCCCCTACACTTGGATAGTCTTGTCACCTCAAAGACAGCGTCAGAAGGGAGTTTAAAAATGAAAGAATGGAGGCAAAAGGTGACTGCTTATGATACGTCTACCAATCATTATTTTAAAGAGGAAAGTGTGGAGTCCTCTTTTGTAGAGGCTATAAAAACCTATATCATCAAGCATTCTATAGATTTACTGGTTATGGGTTCTAAAGGAAGTTCTTGCTTTACAGGAAGGGCCATTGGCAGTAAAACAGCTAGGGTTATTACACGAGTAAAGTGTCCTGTACTTATAATTCCGGAAAAGGCTGTTTTTAAGAAACCAACCCGTATAGGTCTTTTAACTGACTTCAATTTGGTTTATAAAAATAAGGTTATTAAGACTTTACTGGCTGTGGCAGATATTTATAAATCGTCAATTAGTGTCTTACGCGTAGCACAAGCCGAAAATGCATTAGAGGATTCTCAAAATAGCAACAGGGAATTACTTAAAAACCAATTAAAAGAGGTTTCTCATAGTTTTCATGTGATAGAGAATCCAAATTTAGAAACAGCTGTGCAGTCCTTTGTAGATAGTATGCAGATAGAAATGATAGCCATGATTGCCAAAAATTTGAATCTTTTTCAGCGCTTGCTTTTTAAGCCCCAAGACCCAAATAAGAATTATCCTATGCATATTCCATTTTTGGTTTTGCACGAATAA
- a CDS encoding ABC transporter ATP-binding protein, producing the protein MKQVVLELKDLQKSFGDNHVLNGFNLKLYEGENLVVMGKSGSGKSVMIKCLVGLMGADSGSIKIKDDDIVSLGQKELDILRTEIGFLFQGSALYDSMTVRENLEFPLRRNKGKIKTGQTTEELVVEALENVGLVSAIDLMPAELSGGMQRRVALARALILKPKIILYDEPTTGLDPITSKEIIQLMRTIQKTYKTSSLIITHDVDCARVISNRMILLVDGINYAEGTFEELSASEDPNIKAFFKN; encoded by the coding sequence ATGAAGCAGGTTGTTTTAGAACTGAAGGATTTACAAAAAAGTTTTGGTGACAATCATGTGTTGAATGGTTTTAACCTAAAACTCTATGAAGGAGAAAACCTTGTTGTCATGGGTAAATCTGGATCTGGAAAATCGGTAATGATAAAATGCTTAGTCGGTTTGATGGGTGCTGATAGTGGATCTATTAAAATAAAAGATGATGATATTGTCTCTTTGGGCCAAAAAGAATTGGACATCTTACGGACCGAAATTGGATTTTTATTTCAAGGAAGCGCTTTGTACGATTCTATGACGGTTCGAGAAAATCTCGAATTTCCTTTAAGAAGAAATAAAGGAAAGATAAAAACCGGACAGACGACAGAAGAGCTTGTTGTTGAAGCTTTAGAAAATGTAGGTTTAGTGAGTGCTATCGATTTGATGCCCGCAGAGCTCTCGGGAGGGATGCAACGCCGGGTAGCTTTAGCCAGAGCCTTGATTTTAAAGCCAAAGATTATATTATACGATGAGCCAACCACAGGTCTCGATCCTATTACCTCTAAAGAAATTATTCAGCTTATGCGAACTATACAAAAAACCTATAAAACATCGTCTTTAATTATCACTCACGATGTGGATTGTGCTCGAGTGATTAGCAATAGGATGATCTTGCTCGTTGATGGTATTAATTATGCTGAAGGCACTTTTGAAGAGCTTTCCGCGTCTGAAGATCCAAACATTAAAGCCTTTTTTAAAAATTAA
- a CDS encoding universal stress protein: MKRILLPTDFSDNSFNAIQYALQIFKEDSCDFFILHTYTPVMISSGSMLDSDTALSLHTIAEKSAQKKMNALMDKIQSQFPNPKHSIKGQVSFNLLLTEMETLITEKNIDVVVMGTQGATGAKEVFIGTQTMYAIKKLNCPLLAVPANFDYEAPKDILFPTDFNLRKTNTYLTMLRELCNSHISRLHILNAYYGYPLNDAQLETKSFLDDYFTHTAHLFHLGKGGDVLEVIEQFQIKTKINLLVMIHNKHNFLENMLFRPVINQVVYHTQVPFLVIPSEERQ, from the coding sequence ATGAAACGAATACTCTTGCCTACAGATTTTTCTGATAATTCCTTCAACGCCATACAGTATGCATTGCAAATATTCAAAGAGGATAGTTGTGATTTCTTTATTTTACACACCTATACTCCTGTCATGATCTCATCAGGCAGTATGTTGGATAGCGATACAGCATTATCCCTTCATACTATAGCGGAAAAAAGTGCTCAAAAAAAGATGAATGCTCTTATGGATAAAATTCAGAGTCAGTTTCCAAACCCCAAACATAGTATTAAAGGGCAGGTTTCCTTTAATTTACTGCTTACTGAAATGGAGACCTTGATTACCGAAAAGAATATAGATGTTGTGGTGATGGGTACTCAAGGAGCTACAGGGGCTAAAGAGGTCTTTATCGGAACTCAAACCATGTATGCCATCAAGAAATTGAATTGTCCTTTATTAGCAGTGCCTGCAAATTTTGACTACGAAGCTCCCAAAGATATTTTGTTTCCTACAGATTTTAATCTAAGGAAAACCAACACATATTTAACTATGCTTCGCGAACTTTGTAATAGTCACATTTCTCGTTTGCATATTTTAAATGCATATTATGGATATCCACTCAATGATGCTCAACTTGAAACCAAATCTTTTTTGGACGATTATTTCACTCATACAGCACATTTGTTTCACCTAGGTAAAGGCGGAGATGTACTTGAAGTTATAGAGCAATTTCAGATAAAGACTAAGATCAATCTATTGGTAATGATTCATAATAAACATAATTTTTTAGAAAATATGCTATTTAGACCTGTTATCAATCAAGTTGTATATCACACTCAGGTTCCCTTTTTAGTGATTCCTTCTGAAGAAAGACAATAA
- the hpf gene encoding ribosome hibernation-promoting factor, HPF/YfiA family: MNINIQFVKMETSESLSEFITEKLERIFNKYEWIIRIDVFIKVENDPTEMGNICDMEVSLPGPKLFATSNEKNYEMAVKETISDIERQLKKRKAKFTNQNISS; this comes from the coding sequence ATGAATATCAATATCCAGTTTGTCAAAATGGAGACTAGTGAAAGTTTGAGTGAGTTTATCACCGAGAAACTTGAAAGGATTTTTAATAAATACGAATGGATAATTCGAATTGACGTCTTTATTAAAGTCGAAAATGATCCTACCGAAATGGGGAATATCTGCGACATGGAGGTAAGTCTTCCTGGTCCAAAACTATTTGCCACTTCCAATGAAAAGAATTACGAAATGGCTGTAAAAGAAACTATTAGTGATATTGAGAGACAACTCAAAAAACGAAAAGCAAAATTTACAAATCAAAATATATCCTCTTAA
- a CDS encoding universal stress protein, with amino-acid sequence MRKILIPTDFSKTAKNAIQYGLELFKHQESEFIIMHAYADEVYKNGMELDQESFNVFKENTCLKVESQLQNEVIEFSEHSPNPKHTFTYEACFGSLVDETNDRVERENIDLVIMGTKGKTNNKEITFGSHTLQVIKYIKCPVLAIPTGYKETTLNTIGFATDYMLPFKKRELRLLSTLAMQLYAVIYMVFISDYKSLSRRQLDNRSFSEYCLRENKTDFIQDTGKNITEGINKVVQEQNFDMLVMVNQRHSYLENLLYHSTIEKIGLQLKIPFLVLQNLNR; translated from the coding sequence ATGCGAAAGATATTGATTCCTACAGACTTCTCTAAAACTGCAAAAAATGCAATACAATATGGCTTGGAGCTATTCAAACATCAGGAGAGTGAATTTATAATTATGCATGCTTATGCAGATGAGGTGTATAAGAATGGGATGGAACTGGATCAAGAATCGTTCAATGTGTTTAAAGAAAACACCTGTCTGAAAGTGGAAAGTCAGCTACAAAACGAGGTGATAGAATTTTCTGAGCACTCTCCAAACCCTAAGCATACTTTTACCTACGAAGCCTGTTTTGGAAGCTTAGTGGATGAGACCAATGATCGTGTAGAAAGGGAAAATATCGATCTTGTAATTATGGGGACCAAAGGGAAAACCAACAATAAAGAGATCACTTTTGGTAGCCATACGCTCCAAGTTATAAAATATATTAAATGCCCAGTTTTAGCAATTCCAACAGGCTATAAAGAGACCACTCTCAACACTATCGGTTTTGCAACAGACTATATGCTTCCTTTTAAAAAGCGAGAGTTAAGATTACTGAGCACCTTGGCGATGCAGCTCTATGCTGTTATTTATATGGTATTTATCTCAGATTACAAAAGCTTATCTCGAAGACAACTAGACAATCGTTCCTTTTCAGAATATTGTTTAAGAGAAAACAAAACGGACTTTATCCAAGACACTGGAAAAAACATTACTGAAGGGATAAATAAAGTAGTGCAAGAACAGAATTTCGACATGTTAGTGATGGTGAATCAAAGGCATTCGTATCTAGAAAACTTGCTTTACCATTCTACTATTGAAAAAATAGGCTTACAACTTAAAATTCCCTTTTTAGTCTTACAAAACCTAAATCGCTAA
- a CDS encoding MlaE family ABC transporter permease, whose amino-acid sequence MIVEKTNSIAVKSKRFFEEIGDMTYFAIRFFKEVVTSPFEWKELIRQCFQMGNRSFLLVGVTGFILGLVFTLQSRPTLLEFGAVSWMPSMVSISIVREIGPVIIALICAGRIGSSIGAELGSMKVTEQIDAMEVSGTNPFKYLVVTRILATTLMLPLLIIMGDAVALFGSAIVENLMGEVSYLLYFNKVFDALKFSDIIPATIKSFFFGFAIGLVGCYKGYNCSKGTVGVGEASNAAVVYTSMLLFVIDFIAVFLTDIFFYI is encoded by the coding sequence ATGATAGTGGAGAAGACAAATTCTATAGCGGTCAAATCGAAACGCTTTTTCGAAGAAATAGGGGATATGACCTATTTCGCAATTCGTTTTTTTAAAGAAGTAGTCACGTCTCCTTTTGAATGGAAGGAGTTGATTCGGCAATGCTTCCAGATGGGAAACCGTTCCTTCCTTCTGGTAGGGGTGACGGGGTTTATTTTAGGACTGGTTTTCACCCTTCAGTCCAGACCGACTCTGCTGGAATTTGGAGCTGTTTCTTGGATGCCCTCTATGGTGAGTATTTCTATTGTTCGCGAGATTGGACCTGTTATTATTGCTTTAATTTGTGCAGGAAGAATAGGGTCTAGCATTGGAGCTGAACTCGGGAGTATGAAGGTTACCGAACAGATTGATGCCATGGAAGTCTCAGGGACCAATCCGTTTAAATACCTTGTGGTGACCCGTATTTTAGCAACCACCTTAATGCTTCCTTTACTTATTATAATGGGCGATGCTGTGGCTCTCTTTGGATCGGCCATTGTTGAAAATTTAATGGGAGAAGTGTCTTATCTGCTTTACTTTAATAAAGTTTTTGACGCTCTTAAATTTAGCGATATCATTCCCGCCACCATCAAGTCATTTTTCTTTGGCTTTGCTATTGGATTGGTGGGGTGTTACAAAGGGTATAACTGCTCAAAAGGAACAGTTGGTGTTGGAGAAGCTTCTAATGCTGCTGTGGTTTATACCTCTATGTTGTTGTTTGTTATCGACTTTATCGCTGTTTTTTTAACCGATATATTCTTTTATATATGA
- a CDS encoding sensor histidine kinase produces MDAFKKGSNIFKILSEAVSEGIIIVNTSHIIVETNDSANQIFGYEKEELIGEHLDILIPNQYRHGHDKHVAGFMEKGQKRQMGRGRDLYGSRKDGSEFPVEAGLNPFSVYENNYVMALVIDISVRKKAEQELQHWANIFNESLNEIFIFDSKTLQFLNVNKGALKNIGYSLEELKTMTPLDIKPDFDRTQFIEKIKPLLNDSLDKLKFYTIHKRKDGTIYPVEVHLQKSSLRENDMLVAIILDITEQEKYTQKLEETVDQRTHQLQKALTKEKELGELKTKFLSLVAHEFKTPLSGIMTSATLAGKYTREEQQSKREKHLKTIRGKVKYLNNIINDFLSIERLESGKFNYTFSKFPISKVVNEVIYDANMLLKENQHIEYPDHIDSIYLNFDEKILELILTNLINNAIKYSSEDSTVYIVAEEIDDKLAFSIRDEGIGIPEAEQKHIFNRYFRAENALLNQGTGIGLNIVKTHLENLGGTITFTSTEGEGSVFNVKIPLKTS; encoded by the coding sequence ATGGATGCATTTAAAAAGGGGAGTAATATTTTTAAAATTCTATCTGAAGCAGTTTCAGAAGGTATAATTATCGTAAATACCTCTCACATTATAGTGGAGACCAACGACTCCGCCAATCAAATTTTCGGATATGAAAAAGAAGAATTGATTGGGGAGCATTTGGATATTCTCATCCCCAACCAATACCGTCACGGTCATGATAAACACGTGGCTGGGTTTATGGAAAAAGGGCAAAAGCGGCAGATGGGCCGGGGGCGAGATTTATACGGCTCTCGCAAAGATGGTAGCGAATTTCCAGTTGAAGCGGGTTTAAACCCCTTTAGTGTCTATGAGAATAATTATGTCATGGCCTTAGTCATAGATATTTCGGTAAGAAAAAAAGCTGAACAGGAGTTGCAACATTGGGCAAACATCTTTAACGAATCTCTAAATGAGATCTTTATTTTTGATTCTAAAACGCTTCAATTTTTAAATGTAAATAAAGGGGCTCTAAAAAATATAGGTTATTCACTTGAAGAGCTTAAAACCATGACTCCTCTAGATATCAAGCCGGATTTTGATAGAACTCAGTTTATTGAAAAAATAAAACCACTTCTTAATGATTCTTTGGATAAGTTGAAATTTTATACTATCCATAAACGCAAAGATGGCACTATATATCCTGTGGAAGTTCACCTTCAAAAATCATCTTTGCGAGAAAACGACATGTTGGTAGCGATTATACTCGATATTACAGAGCAGGAAAAATACACCCAGAAACTAGAGGAAACTGTAGATCAACGCACTCATCAACTCCAAAAAGCTTTAACGAAAGAAAAGGAGTTAGGAGAACTGAAAACCAAGTTTTTGTCTTTGGTTGCTCATGAGTTTAAAACCCCTCTTAGCGGTATTATGACCTCTGCGACTTTAGCTGGAAAATATACCAGGGAAGAACAGCAATCGAAACGTGAAAAACATTTAAAAACGATTCGAGGTAAAGTCAAGTATTTGAATAATATCATCAACGATTTTTTATCTATAGAGCGTTTAGAAAGTGGAAAGTTTAATTATACTTTTTCAAAATTTCCTATAAGCAAAGTGGTAAATGAAGTTATTTATGACGCAAATATGCTTTTAAAAGAAAACCAGCATATTGAATATCCAGACCATATAGATTCAATTTATTTGAACTTTGATGAAAAGATTTTAGAACTTATATTAACCAACCTCATCAATAATGCTATTAAATATTCTTCTGAAGATTCTACAGTTTATATTGTAGCCGAAGAAATTGATGATAAATTAGCTTTCTCTATTCGCGATGAAGGCATTGGAATTCCTGAAGCAGAACAAAAACATATTTTTAACAGATACTTTAGAGCAGAAAACGCTCTATTGAATCAAGGAACAGGCATTGGTCTAAATATTGTAAAAACCCACTTGGAAAATTTAGGGGGGACTATCACTTTTACAAGTACTGAAGGTGAAGGCTCAGTATTTAATGTGAAGATCCCATTGAAGACGTCTTAA
- a CDS encoding ISAs1-like element ISPto5 family transposase produces MKTTQKLKTIFGQIPDFRRSHKQLYDLESILLIGIISVICGADSWNEMENYANSKEEFLRSFLDLPNGIPSHDTFNRVFSNIDSNQFEKCFIQWVSALAQLQPREIIAIDGKTIRGAKAGGKKSPVHMVSAWANDNNLVLGQVKVSHKSNEITAIPKLLKVLSIENTIVTIDAMGCQTKIAKAIVKKNADYILAVKENQPQLLEHIEDEFRFGKTMESNLSQELDHGRIETRTCSVISNFKFILKNNNWENLTSVIKIESKREFKNSQKPAQHAIRYYISSIKASSQDFQKAIRSHWSIENKLHWTLDVAFSEDASRKRTGNSTQNFSILNKIALNLLKNEKSLKTGVKSRRLQAGWDNHYLIKVLNLMKV; encoded by the coding sequence TTGAAAACTACCCAAAAGCTAAAGACCATATTTGGTCAAATACCCGACTTTAGACGTTCTCACAAGCAACTTTACGATTTAGAAAGCATCCTTCTCATCGGGATTATTTCAGTGATTTGTGGAGCAGATTCATGGAATGAAATGGAAAACTACGCCAACTCAAAAGAAGAATTTCTTCGTAGCTTCCTTGATTTGCCTAATGGTATCCCCTCGCACGACACATTTAATCGCGTTTTTTCTAATATTGACAGTAATCAATTTGAAAAATGCTTTATACAATGGGTTAGTGCTCTTGCACAACTACAGCCCAGAGAAATCATTGCTATAGATGGTAAAACAATTAGAGGTGCTAAAGCTGGCGGTAAAAAATCCCCAGTACACATGGTTAGTGCTTGGGCAAATGACAATAATTTGGTTTTAGGACAAGTGAAAGTTTCCCACAAGTCAAATGAGATCACTGCCATTCCAAAATTATTAAAAGTCTTATCCATAGAAAATACTATTGTAACTATTGATGCTATGGGATGTCAAACTAAAATAGCTAAGGCCATCGTTAAAAAAAATGCAGACTATATCTTGGCTGTAAAAGAGAATCAACCTCAGTTACTAGAGCATATTGAAGATGAATTTAGATTTGGAAAAACTATGGAATCAAACCTTAGCCAAGAATTAGACCATGGCAGAATAGAAACCAGGACGTGCAGTGTAATAAGCAACTTTAAGTTTATTTTAAAAAACAATAACTGGGAAAACCTAACAAGTGTTATAAAAATAGAAAGCAAACGTGAGTTTAAAAACTCACAAAAGCCTGCACAACACGCAATACGATATTATATTTCAAGTATAAAGGCTAGCTCCCAAGATTTTCAAAAAGCCATTCGTTCTCATTGGTCTATAGAAAATAAGTTACACTGGACTTTAGATGTTGCTTTTTCAGAAGATGCTTCTAGAAAAAGAACAGGTAACTCCACTCAAAATTTCTCCATACTCAATAAAATTGCACTAAATTTATTGAAAAATGAAAAATCATTAAAAACAGGGGTGAAGAGCAGAAGACTTCAAGCGGGATGGGACAATCACTATCTGATAAAAGTGCTGAATCTAATGAAAGTTTAA
- a CDS encoding response regulator produces MKTILLIEDDSALRENTAELLELSDYMVHSAPNGKIGIEVAKKQLPDLIVCDIMMPQVDGYGVLEAISLEPTTTHIPFIFLSAKTEHKEIRKGMDLGADDYLTKPFEEEDLLSAIESRLAKVKILSTMKETPSHTNEAEGDVRNLNELKNLFDDTGEILKFKKGEVIFKESAPSHRIFLILNGVVKSHKMEENGKELITALYKPDDFLGFTSFTDNIPYQETATAVEEVELAGISKNELNTILVQNQNVSLELMNVLTESVSEIKKQLLQMAYSSVRKKTAQTLLQFALLLNKKPEDAINISRSDLASVAGIAPESLIRTLSEFKKKGLIEIAGRNIKILQLESLAEVQ; encoded by the coding sequence ATGAAAACAATACTTTTAATAGAAGATGATAGTGCATTGAGAGAGAATACAGCAGAACTGCTAGAACTTTCAGATTATATGGTACACTCAGCACCTAACGGAAAAATAGGCATTGAAGTTGCCAAAAAACAACTACCAGATCTCATTGTTTGTGATATCATGATGCCACAAGTCGATGGTTATGGGGTTTTAGAAGCTATTTCCTTGGAGCCTACCACCACTCACATTCCCTTTATTTTTCTCTCAGCCAAAACTGAACATAAAGAAATAAGAAAAGGAATGGATCTTGGGGCCGACGATTATCTTACCAAGCCCTTCGAAGAAGAGGATTTACTAAGTGCTATTGAGAGTCGTCTCGCTAAAGTTAAAATTCTTTCAACGATGAAAGAAACTCCATCTCATACTAATGAAGCTGAAGGAGATGTTCGAAATCTAAATGAGTTAAAAAATCTTTTTGATGATACAGGAGAGATTTTGAAATTTAAAAAGGGAGAAGTTATTTTTAAAGAAAGTGCGCCGTCTCATAGAATTTTTCTTATTCTTAATGGGGTTGTTAAAAGTCATAAAATGGAGGAAAATGGTAAAGAGCTCATTACAGCCTTGTACAAACCTGATGACTTTTTAGGGTTCACCTCTTTTACAGACAATATTCCATACCAAGAAACGGCAACTGCTGTGGAAGAAGTCGAATTGGCGGGTATCTCAAAAAATGAGTTAAACACTATTTTAGTTCAAAATCAAAATGTCTCATTGGAATTAATGAATGTCCTTACAGAGTCTGTTTCTGAAATAAAGAAGCAGTTATTGCAGATGGCTTACAGTTCAGTAAGGAAAAAAACAGCACAAACCCTACTTCAGTTTGCCCTTCTTTTGAATAAAAAACCAGAGGACGCTATAAATATTTCTAGAAGTGATTTGGCAAGTGTAGCTGGCATAGCTCCAGAAAGTTTGATTCGAACTCTATCTGAATTCAAGAAAAAAGGGTTGATTGAAATAGCAGGCCGGAACATAAAAATCCTTCAATTAGAAAGTTTGGCAGAAGTACAATAA
- a CDS encoding NAD(P)-dependent oxidoreductase → MHKNEQLIKDYKVQYVSKEVIAESADIIFICFPHNSSTRYLIDKDYLFQLKKKPVLINIARGGIVHTEELLKALDANVISGYATDVYEFEHGVFFYDRSKEIPKDPILHQLLCHPKTLVTPHQGFATNEALQAIISTTFENLEAWKADKDSAHELS, encoded by the coding sequence ATACATAAAAATGAACAGTTGATTAAGGATTATAAGGTTCAATACGTTTCCAAAGAGGTCATTGCTGAAAGCGCAGATATCATTTTTATATGTTTCCCTCACAATAGTAGTACTCGCTATCTTATTGATAAAGATTATTTATTTCAGTTAAAAAAGAAACCAGTTCTTATAAATATTGCGAGGGGAGGCATCGTGCATACAGAGGAACTTTTAAAAGCTTTGGACGCCAATGTGATAAGCGGTTATGCCACGGATGTATATGAATTTGAACACGGGGTGTTTTTTTATGACCGTTCCAAGGAGATACCCAAAGACCCAATATTACATCAACTGCTTTGTCATCCTAAAACACTAGTCACCCCACACCAAGGCTTTGCGACTAATGAAGCTTTACAAGCTATTATTTCAACAACTTTTGAAAATTTGGAAGCTTGGAAAGCTGATAAAGATTCTGCTCATGAATTGTCCTAA